Proteins encoded together in one Candidatus Lariskella endosymbiont of Epinotia ramella window:
- a CDS encoding alpha/beta hydrolase, which yields MRELILNGAAGKIEAKYCHSSQQNAPAAIVLQPHPLYGGTMNNKVVYNTFHTFAKRNFSVLRFNFRGVGKSDGTFDHGVGELLDAAIALDWLGTQNPSASSYWIAGFSFGAWIAMQLLMRRPELSGFVAISPPAHSYDFSFLSPCPAPGIIIQGTSDTTVPESAVFSLYEKLEKQRNSDVEYFPITGANHFFDDHIDQLISAIDSYLEPRVNMQTVPKKVKKDRRRRQQGIINE from the coding sequence ATGCGAGAATTAATTTTAAATGGTGCGGCTGGAAAAATAGAAGCTAAATATTGTCATTCTTCACAGCAAAATGCGCCAGCTGCAATAGTTCTTCAGCCTCATCCACTTTACGGCGGAACAATGAATAATAAAGTTGTGTATAACACATTTCATACTTTTGCTAAGCGCAATTTTTCAGTTTTACGGTTTAATTTTCGCGGAGTTGGGAAATCTGATGGAACTTTTGATCATGGCGTTGGTGAACTTTTAGATGCTGCAATTGCTTTAGATTGGCTTGGAACACAAAATCCTTCTGCATCTAGTTATTGGATTGCTGGTTTCTCATTTGGAGCATGGATTGCTATGCAACTTTTGATGAGGCGTCCAGAGCTAAGTGGCTTTGTTGCTATCTCACCGCCAGCTCATTCCTATGATTTCTCGTTTTTATCACCATGTCCTGCGCCTGGAATTATCATCCAAGGAACATCAGACACAACAGTGCCTGAGTCTGCGGTATTTAGTCTATATGAAAAGTTGGAAAAGCAAAGAAATTCAGATGTGGAATATTTCCCTATCACAGGTGCAAATCACTTCTTTGACGATCATATTGACCAACTGATTAGCGCTATAGATTCATATCTAGAGCCAAGGGTTAATATGCAAACGGTTCCTAAAAAGGTGAAAAAAGACAGAAGAAGAAGACAACAAGGAATTATCAATGAATAA
- a CDS encoding Rrf2 family transcriptional regulator, translating into MLLTTKGRYAVTAMLDIVMYGNTSPVRLCDISSRQQIDLGYLEQIFVKLKKGGLVVSIKGPGGGYMLNKPSTLICLEEIVEAVGESVKMTKCDGSGACRSDGMRCASHNLWVAFEKNIRTYLRSITLADACSGVAL; encoded by the coding sequence ATGCTTTTGACAACAAAAGGGAGATATGCTGTGACTGCAATGTTAGATATTGTGATGTATGGTAATACATCTCCTGTTCGGCTTTGCGACATCTCGTCTAGACAGCAAATAGATCTCGGATATCTTGAGCAGATTTTTGTGAAGCTGAAAAAAGGTGGACTGGTAGTGAGTATTAAAGGCCCTGGCGGCGGGTATATGTTAAATAAACCAAGTACTCTTATATGTCTTGAGGAAATAGTAGAGGCAGTTGGCGAAAGTGTAAAGATGACAAAGTGTGATGGTAGTGGCGCTTGCCGCTCTGACGGAATGCGATGCGCATCTCATAATCTTTGGGTAGCATTTGAGAAGAATATCAGAACTTATCTCAGAAGCATTACTCTTGCTGATGCATGTAGCGGCGTTGCTTTATGA
- a CDS encoding cysteine desulfurase family protein — MVVGSDNARVSKMLVDLVYFDHNSTAPMLKDVELAVSEVMRIPLNASSAHTIGRRAKCLVEDARTKLRALLNLGREYRIVFTSSATEANSLAILGMRDISKITSAIEHDSVLHNVGVGSIPVNSDGIIDIVSAEKLIEDFVLKSSGAKFLVSVMMANNETGVVQPIAEIAALAHKHGGIFHTDATQAIGKIPLDFAYMDIDIATISGHKFGAPIGVGALIYKEDVGIMPSYFGGGQEYRIRPGTHNVPAIYGLGIACDIVRQRGFDSRIEDLRNYLEDSILRLAPDAIIFGKNVKRLPNTSMISMPGVPAATQVIHFDTNGIMVSAGSACSSGKVDLSRILLAMGYSESIANSAIRVSLGHRNNKAEIDKFVKIWADLYKSVNNF, encoded by the coding sequence ATGGTAGTAGGGAGCGATAATGCTAGAGTATCTAAAATGTTAGTAGATCTAGTGTATTTTGATCACAACTCAACTGCACCTATGTTAAAAGATGTTGAGCTTGCTGTATCTGAAGTGATGCGGATTCCACTGAATGCATCCTCTGCGCATACCATAGGTAGGCGCGCAAAGTGCTTGGTAGAAGATGCACGCACTAAACTCAGAGCATTGTTAAATTTAGGGCGTGAATACAGAATAGTTTTTACTAGTTCTGCCACTGAAGCGAATAGCTTAGCAATTTTAGGGATGCGAGATATCTCAAAAATTACTTCTGCAATAGAGCATGATTCCGTACTGCATAATGTTGGCGTTGGATCAATACCTGTGAATTCAGATGGTATTATAGATATAGTTAGTGCCGAAAAGCTTATCGAAGATTTTGTACTAAAAAGTTCTGGTGCTAAATTTTTGGTTTCTGTAATGATGGCAAATAATGAAACAGGCGTTGTACAGCCTATAGCCGAAATTGCAGCATTGGCACATAAGCATGGCGGTATTTTCCATACTGATGCGACACAAGCTATAGGAAAAATTCCGTTAGATTTCGCATATATGGATATTGATATTGCAACTATATCTGGACATAAATTTGGCGCTCCAATCGGCGTTGGAGCTTTAATTTATAAAGAAGATGTAGGGATTATGCCTAGCTATTTCGGTGGTGGGCAAGAGTATAGAATAAGACCCGGCACTCATAACGTTCCTGCCATATATGGACTTGGCATTGCATGTGACATAGTGAGGCAACGAGGTTTTGATTCTAGAATTGAAGATTTGAGAAATTACCTAGAGGACTCGATCTTGCGCTTAGCTCCAGATGCTATTATTTTTGGAAAAAATGTAAAAAGACTGCCGAATACATCCATGATTTCTATGCCTGGGGTTCCTGCTGCAACTCAGGTTATTCATTTTGACACGAACGGAATCATGGTAAGCGCAGGCTCCGCATGCTCTTCCGGAAAAGTGGATTTATCAAGGATTTTACTTGCTATGGGCTACAGCGAATCTATCGCAAATAGTGCAATTCGGGTTAGCCTAGGTCATAGAAATAACAAAGCAGAGATTGATAAATTTGTTAAAATTTGGGCTGATTTATATAAATCAGTAAATAATTTTTGA
- a CDS encoding IscS subfamily cysteine desulfurase, with product MYSVRLPVYMDYQATTPVDKRVLDEMLPYFSEKFGNPHSRTHKFGWEAESAVEEARNSVAELIGTDSKSIVFTSGATEANNLALKGVAHFYKESKNHIITVVTEHKCVLDTCRYLEQEGFRVTYLHVKRNGVLDLKNLEDAITDKTILVSVMSVNNEIGVIQPLKEIGEICRKHGIFFHTDAAQAFGKIPIDVQEMKIDLLSISGHKIYGPKGIGALYVSRRPRVRLSALISGGGQERGMRSGTLPTPLVVGLGAAARYAKADMEEERIRIKRLSDKFIDAILKIPETYLNGDRLNRYPGCINISFAAIEGESMIAAIKDIAVSSGSACTSSSLEPSYVLRSLGVGDDLAHTSLRFGIGRFTKEEEVDYAISLIAKAVERLRALSPLWDMLQEGIDINQINWAIH from the coding sequence ATGTATAGCGTTAGATTGCCTGTTTACATGGATTACCAAGCAACTACTCCTGTTGACAAGAGAGTGCTGGATGAGATGCTGCCCTATTTTAGTGAAAAATTTGGCAATCCACATTCCAGGACTCACAAATTTGGATGGGAAGCAGAATCCGCTGTTGAAGAGGCTAGAAACAGTGTTGCTGAATTAATTGGAACCGATTCAAAAAGTATAGTGTTTACCTCAGGAGCAACTGAAGCAAATAACCTTGCATTAAAAGGAGTTGCACATTTTTATAAAGAATCTAAAAATCATATAATTACTGTTGTAACAGAACATAAATGCGTACTTGATACGTGTCGTTATCTAGAACAAGAGGGTTTTAGGGTAACTTATCTGCATGTCAAAAGAAATGGCGTACTAGATCTTAAGAACTTGGAAGATGCAATAACAGATAAGACAATTTTAGTTTCCGTCATGTCTGTCAACAATGAGATTGGTGTAATTCAACCCCTTAAAGAGATAGGGGAAATTTGTAGGAAACATGGTATATTTTTTCACACAGATGCTGCACAAGCATTTGGGAAAATCCCAATAGATGTGCAAGAAATGAAGATAGATCTTCTTAGTATATCTGGACACAAAATATATGGTCCAAAAGGTATTGGCGCGCTCTATGTTAGCAGGAGACCAAGAGTTAGGCTATCTGCATTAATAAGTGGCGGTGGACAAGAAAGAGGAATGCGATCAGGAACCCTACCTACACCCTTAGTTGTTGGACTTGGCGCTGCGGCAAGGTACGCTAAGGCAGATATGGAAGAGGAGCGTATAAGAATTAAACGTTTAAGCGATAAATTCATAGATGCAATACTCAAAATCCCAGAGACTTATTTGAATGGCGATAGATTAAATAGATACCCAGGCTGCATCAATATTAGCTTTGCTGCCATAGAGGGAGAATCAATGATTGCAGCTATTAAAGACATAGCAGTTTCTTCAGGCTCTGCCTGTACTTCATCATCGCTTGAACCGTCTTATGTTTTACGTTCTTTAGGAGTGGGAGATGATCTCGCGCACACTTCCTTAAGATTTGGAATAGGAAGATTTACAAAGGAAGAGGAAGTGGATTATGCCATCTCATTAATCGCAAAAGCAGTAGAGCGCTTAAGAGCACTTAGCCCTCTTTGGGATATGTTGCAAGAAGGAATAGATATAAACCAAATTAATTGGGCGATTCATTAG
- the iscU gene encoding Fe-S cluster assembly scaffold IscU, which produces MAYSKKVIDIYEDPKNVGSFPKGEKNVGTGLVGAPSCGDVMKLQIKVNPTTNIIEDAVFKTFGCVSAIASSSVATEWIKGKTLEEARKIKNTAIVEELSLPPVKIHCSVLAEEAIRSAIADYEKQKDVANI; this is translated from the coding sequence ATGGCTTACAGCAAAAAAGTTATAGACATATATGAAGATCCTAAAAACGTTGGTTCTTTTCCAAAAGGGGAGAAAAATGTGGGAACTGGTCTTGTTGGCGCACCTTCATGCGGAGATGTGATGAAGCTACAAATTAAAGTCAATCCAACGACTAATATAATAGAGGATGCAGTGTTTAAGACATTTGGGTGTGTTTCTGCTATAGCGTCTAGCTCGGTAGCTACTGAATGGATTAAAGGCAAAACACTTGAAGAAGCAAGAAAAATAAAGAATACAGCAATTGTTGAAGAGCTGTCACTTCCACCTGTGAAGATTCACTGCTCTGTACTTGCAGAAGAAGCAATTAGGTCTGCTATAGCAGATTATGAAAAACAAAAAGATGTTGCAAACATATAG
- a CDS encoding iron-sulfur cluster assembly accessory protein has product MRTDSKKAIITLTEAAVSRIKYLMEKRKSPALGIKVGVKSGGCSGLAYTFEYADVKPALAEEVTENDVTVFIEPKAVLYLLGTQLDYKDEKTRSGFVFINPNEKGRCGCGESFYT; this is encoded by the coding sequence ATGAGAACTGATTCTAAAAAAGCGATAATAACATTGACTGAAGCTGCTGTTTCTAGGATTAAGTACCTAATGGAAAAGCGAAAGTCTCCTGCCCTTGGGATTAAAGTAGGAGTCAAATCAGGTGGCTGCTCAGGTCTTGCATATACTTTCGAATATGCCGACGTTAAACCGGCCCTTGCTGAAGAAGTAACAGAAAATGACGTGACTGTTTTTATAGAACCAAAGGCTGTTTTATATCTTCTTGGCACACAGTTGGATTACAAAGACGAAAAAACAAGATCTGGTTTCGTTTTTATTAATCCTAATGAAAAGGGACGCTGTGGCTGCGGGGAATCTTTCTATACGTAA
- the tolQ gene encoding protein TolQ: protein MNDIVQNVAPLVEKYDAVSFFELFMQADIVVKAVMILLLIASVCSWAIIIDKNVEFFRMKVAMKAFEKEFWSGKSLDMLFKNLISKRDSNPFSRILIAAMQELNATEGINNFPIKNKESIYIRINNAMQVACNKAIAERESNIGFLATAASSSPFIGLFGTVWGIMHSFQSIAASKNTTLAVVAPGIAEALLATACGFIVAIPAAIFYNKFSQEIGSLSGRAENFMIELSNIIFRDLDKH, encoded by the coding sequence ATGAATGATATTGTGCAGAATGTTGCACCTTTGGTTGAAAAGTATGATGCCGTTTCATTCTTTGAGCTATTCATGCAAGCTGATATTGTGGTGAAGGCGGTAATGATATTGCTTTTGATTGCGTCCGTTTGTAGCTGGGCAATTATCATTGACAAGAATGTAGAATTTTTCAGGATGAAAGTGGCAATGAAAGCGTTTGAAAAGGAGTTTTGGTCCGGGAAATCTCTAGATATGTTATTTAAAAATCTAATTTCAAAGCGTGATTCTAACCCATTTTCGCGCATTTTAATAGCTGCAATGCAGGAGTTAAATGCAACAGAGGGCATAAATAACTTCCCCATAAAAAATAAGGAATCGATTTATATTAGAATAAACAATGCAATGCAGGTTGCTTGTAATAAGGCAATTGCAGAGAGAGAATCTAATATAGGATTTTTAGCAACTGCCGCTAGTAGCAGCCCGTTTATAGGACTATTTGGAACAGTTTGGGGTATTATGCATAGCTTCCAATCTATAGCTGCTTCTAAGAATACTACTCTTGCTGTTGTAGCACCTGGTATTGCAGAAGCACTACTTGCTACAGCTTGCGGATTTATTGTAGCAATACCCGCTGCGATTTTTTACAATAAGTTTTCACAAGAAATAGGAAGTTTAAGCGGCAGAGCTGAGAATTTCATGATAGAGTTAAGTAATATAATATTTAGAGATCTAGATAAGCACTGA
- a CDS encoding biopolymer transporter ExbD → MAITPRILNRRNSSRKYGLSSEINITPFVDVMLVLLIVFMVTSPMLVSGVDVNLPSHSANPVSGQDEPLAVTVDKKGVVYLQESAVSVSDLAVKIKAITGEKNDIRIFIRGDCDATYGKIVEVFHNLRSAGIQNVVLVSTVSTNNSKNKNSNNSKQHK, encoded by the coding sequence ATGGCTATTACTCCTCGCATCTTGAATAGAAGAAATTCTAGTAGAAAATATGGGCTCAGTAGTGAGATAAATATCACTCCGTTTGTTGATGTAATGTTAGTTCTACTTATAGTGTTTATGGTAACATCACCCATGTTGGTTTCAGGTGTAGATGTTAATTTACCTTCACATAGCGCAAATCCTGTTTCAGGACAAGATGAGCCGCTAGCCGTTACTGTTGATAAGAAAGGAGTAGTATATCTACAGGAGAGCGCCGTGTCTGTTTCCGATTTGGCAGTCAAAATTAAGGCTATAACTGGAGAAAAAAACGATATAAGGATTTTCATACGTGGCGATTGTGACGCAACCTATGGCAAGATAGTTGAGGTTTTTCACAACTTGCGGTCAGCAGGAATTCAGAATGTTGTTTTAGTTAGTACGGTTTCTACAAATAACTCAAAAAATAAAAATAGCAATAATTCCAAGCAACACAAATGA
- a CDS encoding ABC transporter permease subunit, with amino-acid sequence MISFSGFIDLATVGIQQGMLLGIIALGVMLPFKILNLPDLTAEGSYTIGAVLCGIMLLNGANFFSATLLGTMAGGTLGICTSLLYSRLQLNSLLAGIIVSTMTYSINLRLMSKPNIGVFNVSNMFNGAFHNIWSQNAIIFVICFAAALILYRFLFTEYGIRMRAVGLNQTLAALQGIIMERYIALCFFIANLLIALAGALAVQLQGYADIGMGVGIIINALAAMMIGQSIIKQNGVLSIIIAPVIGGLIYQQIQVIVLILGLEPSDLKFVTGLIVILMLQMRRKILN; translated from the coding sequence ATGATAAGTTTTTCTGGTTTTATAGATTTAGCTACAGTTGGCATTCAACAAGGGATGCTGCTTGGGATAATTGCGCTTGGCGTAATGCTGCCATTTAAAATTTTAAATTTGCCAGATCTTACAGCAGAAGGTTCATATACCATTGGTGCTGTCTTATGTGGAATCATGCTACTTAATGGAGCTAATTTTTTCTCTGCAACTCTCTTAGGAACAATGGCTGGTGGAACCCTTGGTATATGTACTTCGCTTCTATATTCTAGACTACAGCTAAATAGTCTGCTAGCTGGCATTATAGTAAGTACAATGACATATAGCATCAACTTAAGACTAATGAGCAAACCTAATATAGGAGTGTTTAATGTTAGTAATATGTTCAATGGTGCATTCCATAACATATGGAGTCAGAACGCAATAATATTCGTTATTTGTTTTGCAGCTGCACTTATCTTATACCGCTTCCTCTTTACAGAATATGGTATCAGAATGCGTGCAGTGGGCTTAAATCAAACTCTTGCTGCATTACAAGGAATTATAATGGAGCGCTATATTGCACTTTGTTTCTTCATTGCCAATTTACTTATTGCACTTGCTGGCGCATTAGCTGTGCAACTACAAGGCTATGCCGATATAGGTATGGGGGTTGGCATTATAATAAATGCCTTGGCTGCAATGATGATAGGGCAAAGTATTATAAAGCAAAATGGAGTGTTAAGTATAATAATTGCTCCAGTCATTGGCGGTTTAATATACCAACAAATTCAGGTAATTGTCTTGATCCTTGGGCTCGAACCATCTGACCTGAAGTTTGTTACAGGCTTGATAGTTATATTGATGCTTCAAATGAGAAGAAAAATATTGAATTAG
- a CDS encoding class I fructose-bisphosphate aldolase codes for MSALADRVLSNYTSDNPGTKANLARIMFSGKLAGSGKLVILPVDQGFEHGPAKSFAVNPAAYDPYYHVELAVAANLNAFAAPIGMMEIIASNYAHKIPLILKLNSSNLLTPKSLAPDQAYTASVHDALRLGCAAVGLTIYPGSANADKMMEDAAKVVANAKDYGLPTVIWSYPRGEDISKNSETAVDVVAYAAHIAALIGAHIIKVKLPAATLSSMDISSPYKDYGITIDSLNARVAHVMQCAFQGKRIVVFSGGVHKSLEDLYNDINAICSGGGHGSIIGRNTFQRPRNEALKMLSHITDLYTSAK; via the coding sequence ATGAGTGCATTAGCAGATAGAGTATTATCTAATTATACTTCTGATAATCCAGGAACTAAAGCGAATCTAGCGCGTATTATGTTTTCTGGAAAGCTTGCAGGAAGCGGCAAGCTTGTAATCTTGCCAGTAGATCAAGGTTTTGAACATGGTCCTGCGAAGAGTTTTGCTGTGAATCCTGCGGCATATGATCCTTATTATCATGTAGAGCTCGCTGTTGCAGCAAATTTGAACGCATTTGCAGCGCCAATTGGGATGATGGAGATTATTGCAAGTAATTATGCTCACAAAATTCCTCTGATCCTAAAATTAAATAGTTCTAATCTTTTAACTCCAAAGTCTCTAGCTCCAGATCAAGCTTATACAGCATCTGTGCATGATGCATTGCGTCTTGGATGTGCTGCAGTTGGCCTCACTATATATCCTGGATCTGCAAACGCAGACAAAATGATGGAGGATGCAGCAAAAGTGGTGGCAAACGCAAAAGATTATGGTCTGCCAACCGTCATTTGGTCATATCCAAGAGGAGAAGATATCTCAAAAAATTCCGAAACTGCAGTTGATGTTGTTGCATATGCAGCTCATATAGCAGCTCTTATTGGAGCTCATATAATCAAAGTGAAATTACCAGCTGCGACGCTTTCTAGCATGGATATAAGTTCTCCGTATAAAGACTATGGCATTACAATTGATTCACTAAACGCGAGAGTAGCACATGTAATGCAATGTGCATTTCAAGGAAAGAGAATAGTTGTGTTTTCAGGTGGAGTACATAAAAGCCTTGAAGATCTATACAATGATATAAATGCTATTTGCAGTGGCGGAGGTCATGGCTCTATAATAGGAAGAAATACTTTTCAAAGACCAAGGAATGAAGCGCTGAAAATGTTATCACATATTACAGATCTATATACATCAGCGAAATGA
- a CDS encoding MotE family protein — protein MLRLLPYVIVSLVLFLGSKLLDAFEYTDAHANIVLPAAVTDEQSNKKDNAEFLDKSNEVSLAAIDNNFSDVQKIVEDIAVSSETTDKSSTGEKADSAKDIVQSNDSTAVLNASQQKEICTRFTDFSPITLDILQELKQRREELESREQEFLLRLNALNVLKQELETKIVTLTKLKTNLESSLQQYANHEREKNAKLVKIYENMKPSDAAKIFDDMQTAVLLDVVEQMKETRIAPILASMDPEKAKELTIGLINRKKIAVN, from the coding sequence ATGTTGAGGTTATTACCATATGTGATAGTGTCGCTTGTGTTATTTCTAGGCTCTAAACTGCTAGATGCTTTTGAATATACAGATGCACATGCCAATATTGTCCTACCTGCAGCTGTAACAGATGAACAGTCTAATAAAAAAGATAATGCTGAATTTCTGGATAAGAGTAATGAAGTCTCTTTAGCAGCTATAGATAATAATTTTTCTGATGTGCAAAAAATTGTTGAGGATATTGCTGTATCCTCAGAAACAACAGATAAGTCATCTACTGGTGAAAAAGCAGACAGCGCAAAAGATATAGTACAATCTAATGATAGCACTGCTGTTCTAAATGCTTCACAGCAAAAAGAGATATGTACTAGATTTACTGACTTCTCTCCCATAACTCTGGATATATTACAGGAATTAAAACAAAGAAGAGAAGAGCTTGAAAGTAGAGAGCAAGAATTTTTGCTTAGGTTAAATGCTCTCAATGTACTGAAGCAGGAATTAGAAACTAAAATTGTCACATTGACAAAACTAAAAACAAATCTTGAATCATCTCTACAGCAGTATGCTAATCATGAGAGAGAAAAGAATGCTAAGCTGGTTAAGATATATGAAAATATGAAACCATCTGATGCTGCGAAAATCTTTGATGATATGCAAACTGCTGTGCTTCTTGATGTTGTAGAACAAATGAAGGAAACCAGAATTGCCCCAATATTGGCATCTATGGATCCAGAAAAAGCTAAAGAATTAACTATCGGTTTAATTAATCGTAAAAAAATAGCAGTTAATTAG
- a CDS encoding DUF6468 domain-containing protein: MTVVFCWRLNRKIVELKDSRKDLKNLVQALDNSIIQTHKSLASLKEASSTAASQLDAHTKLSKELLNDLSFMNGSASKLADRLESAISRAKIVIQEDILAEEEQAGQKISSTSGKVSNKVSTKEAKNAEKPKKATSTSRTKRTGIAKKVAVTPGTVVLQQEFGE, from the coding sequence ATGACAGTCGTTTTCTGTTGGCGGCTTAATAGAAAAATTGTTGAATTGAAGGATAGCAGAAAAGATCTGAAAAATCTTGTTCAAGCGCTCGATAACTCGATCATACAAACACATAAAAGCCTCGCATCGCTTAAAGAAGCTTCTTCTACAGCAGCATCTCAACTGGATGCACATACAAAGCTTTCCAAAGAATTGCTTAATGATTTATCATTTATGAATGGATCAGCATCAAAATTAGCAGATAGGCTAGAAAGCGCGATTTCAAGAGCAAAGATTGTTATTCAAGAAGATATCTTAGCTGAGGAGGAGCAAGCAGGACAGAAAATATCATCTACTTCTGGGAAGGTTAGTAATAAGGTGAGTACTAAAGAAGCAAAGAATGCTGAGAAACCCAAAAAAGCTACAAGCACTTCAAGAACAAAACGTACTGGAATAGCAAAAAAGGTTGCAGTAACACCTGGAACTGTTGTCTTACAACAAGAATTTGGGGAATAA
- a CDS encoding FliM/FliN family flagellar motor switch protein, which yields MEQAKHDTQESYVKQKSAKEDSGYRGIKALLDKNNRSLVRLPMLEAVYEKFVKLATASLRSYIAGDLHIEHEKMRAVKFADYIQEIPTQSVFAIFKMVEFGDFGLISIHGGLLYHIFDMLLGGRKLDPSPPADGRRLTAIECDMSKQVLAILLDSLSLSFEIVAPLKFQLEQVETDAKFARIIKPSDMGITFSLHFYIPPRDGRLDILLPYSALEPIHKLLTQPFIHERVWHDPVWFKHLEKSICNVTTTLRVELKNSDSKMQDLLNMQVGHTLILDKFADEEVDITINGIKVTNGKIGKVGDKIAVQLVDDFDINKFNNIV from the coding sequence ATGGAACAAGCAAAGCATGATACACAAGAATCTTACGTGAAGCAAAAATCTGCTAAGGAAGATTCAGGTTACAGAGGAATAAAAGCACTACTCGATAAAAATAACAGATCGCTTGTGCGTCTACCAATGCTTGAAGCTGTGTATGAAAAGTTTGTGAAACTTGCAACTGCTTCATTGCGTTCATATATAGCTGGTGACCTTCACATAGAACATGAGAAAATGCGTGCTGTGAAGTTCGCAGATTACATACAAGAGATACCAACTCAGTCTGTTTTTGCAATATTTAAAATGGTTGAATTTGGTGATTTCGGTTTGATTTCCATCCACGGCGGACTGCTTTATCACATATTTGATATGCTACTTGGAGGACGGAAGTTAGATCCCTCTCCACCTGCAGATGGCAGAAGGCTCACTGCTATTGAATGTGATATGTCTAAACAAGTGTTAGCGATTCTCTTGGATTCTTTGAGTCTATCGTTTGAAATCGTGGCACCTCTTAAGTTTCAGCTTGAGCAGGTAGAAACTGACGCTAAGTTTGCAAGAATCATCAAACCAAGTGATATGGGCATCACTTTTAGCTTGCATTTCTATATACCACCCAGAGACGGCAGACTTGATATCCTGTTACCATACTCTGCACTTGAGCCAATACATAAATTGCTGACGCAACCATTTATTCATGAAAGAGTCTGGCATGATCCAGTATGGTTTAAGCACTTAGAGAAAAGTATTTGCAACGTTACAACTACACTACGTGTTGAACTGAAAAACTCTGACTCTAAAATGCAAGATCTTCTTAATATGCAAGTTGGTCATACTTTAATATTAGATAAATTTGCAGATGAAGAAGTAGATATCACCATCAATGGAATAAAAGTTACTAATGGTAAAATTGGTAAAGTTGGTGATAAGATAGCAGTGCAACTTGTAGATGATTTTGACATAAATAAGTTTAACAATATTGTATAG
- a CDS encoding flagellar basal body-associated FliL family protein gives MAINDVSSIKPKGDRSAMDGMEEQLTDREHSKISVKLDKMKLFIALCVILLISAIAAYFFYQKRKAKLEEIAKQQEVEAAAQNTPIFTDLDEMIVNLDTRGKGINFLKLKITLEVQDQQSLAVLNKLMPKVKDAFQLYLRELRPNDLYGSISLYRLRDELLIRINKILYPAKINDILFKDVLVQ, from the coding sequence ATGGCAATCAATGACGTCTCCAGCATAAAACCAAAAGGCGATAGGTCTGCAATGGATGGTATGGAAGAACAGCTCACTGACAGAGAACACTCAAAGATCTCTGTTAAATTGGATAAAATGAAGCTTTTTATAGCTCTTTGCGTTATTTTGTTGATATCTGCTATTGCGGCCTATTTTTTTTATCAAAAGCGAAAAGCTAAGCTCGAAGAAATTGCAAAACAACAAGAAGTTGAAGCTGCAGCTCAAAATACTCCTATTTTTACAGACCTTGATGAGATGATAGTGAATCTTGACACTAGAGGCAAGGGTATTAATTTCTTAAAGTTAAAAATAACTCTAGAAGTACAAGACCAGCAAAGTCTTGCTGTCTTGAATAAGCTAATGCCTAAAGTCAAGGATGCATTTCAACTCTACCTGCGAGAACTAAGACCAAACGATTTGTATGGCTCTATCAGTCTTTATAGGCTCAGGGATGAGCTTCTTATACGAATAAACAAAATTTTATATCCCGCAAAAATCAACGATATTCTGTTTAAAGACGTATTAGTTCAATAA